Within Caminibacter pacificus, the genomic segment CCAAGACAAATCTCGTTTTTATTCTCTCCTACGTTTTGAATGAATTTAATATACCCGTAACCCGTAAAGTCGCTTGCGCTCATAGGCTCGCTCTCAACCCCTAAACCGAAACCTCCGTTTACGAAATCGGCAATTGCAATACTTTGAAGATATCCTTTTTTTACCGCCATAATCATAAAGTCATTTCCGTTTGAGTCTTTTAAATATACTTTATTATCCGTAAAATTCCAGGTACCGAGTACTGAAATTACGTTTCCGTTAGAATCTTTTGTAGCAAAAGTAAAAGTGTTATCGTCATTTAGCGTTACCGTAGCGATTGAAGTTATCGATTCGTTTGCGATTTTTACGCCTCTAAGCAAAATATTGTAAGTTTTTCCCGCTACGTCGCTTGCACTTAAAGCAATAAAGTTTTTCGGAATACCTACAACGGTATAAGGACTTCCGTTTTGCATAATCGTAGAAAACATAATTCCCGCTGTTAAATAATAAAAGTTGCTTCCGTCGTTATTGACAAATAGCATATTATTATACATGTTGTAAATTTTTGATTTCGATGCCACTTTACCTAATACGTTACCTTTAATCTGATAATTTACAACATCGTCTTTCAAATCGAAAGTAAATTCGGCATAATCACCAAGAGTCATCGCACCTTGATAAGTAATTTCACCTCTTCCGCTTATAATAGGATTTGCCGTAACGTACGCATCAACGTCGCTTAAAGTAACGTTAACGTCTTTTCCGTCCACTTTTGCGTAAAGTTCTCCGTCTTTTACGGCTTTAGTAATCATATCTACAAGCGTATCACCGCTTGCGTTTAAATCAAAAGACTTAACTTTTGACAAATCGCAATAACTAGATGTCACGCTACATCCGCCAGCTTTATGCAAAAGCGAACCTAAGTATGCTGCAAGAGTTACGTTATTATCCGCTAAAAGAGCAGGTGTAATATCGGTATTTCCGGTTACTTCGACATCTCCGAGTTTCGTATCCCCCACACTGATTTCAAGATTTGCGGGATACGTCGTATCCAAACTGAATTTTCCGTTTGAATCGGTTATATCACAAACATTCGTCCCTTTTAGACAAACTTTGACTCCTTTTAAAACACTCGCTTGAACGCTTCCTTCCACTTTTTGGACTTCACTGCTTCCTCCGCTTCCACCGCCGCATCCTATTAAAAACGCACTAATAGCAATCGCTCCAACAATCGGTTTTAATCCTGTCGCTTTCATTTTTACATCCTTGTTTTTATTTGCAACTAAATCGGCACAATAAAAGAAAAAATTAATCTTAGTGTTGTATAATTCGCCCAAAACAGAAAAAGGAGAAAAATTGATTTATTTAAGCCTGCTTATGGCAATCAGATTTTTAGGGCTTTTTATAGTAATGCCCGTACTTGCACTTTATGCCATGCATTTAAAAGGCGCCAGTGAATTCAGTGTCGGGGTAGCGCTTGGTGCATATGCCCTCTCTCAAGTATTTTTACAAATTCAATTCGGAAAACTCGCTGATAGATACGATAAGAAAAAAATCCTTATTTTCGGACTTTTTTTACTATTTTTAGGTAGTTTGGTCTGTGCTTTTTCAGACAACATCTATACACTTATTTTCGGTCGTCTACTCCAAGGTGCCGGAGCTATCGGAGGAGTGATTTTGGCTTACATGTCGGATTTGAGCGACGAAAACAACAGAGCTAAAATTTTTGCGAGAATGGGACAATTTATCGCTTTAAGTTTTGCGATTTCTATGATTTTAGGACCTACAATCGGAACTAAATGGGGAGTTGACAAACTCTTTTTATTAACGGCTATACTTGCTTTGATTTCTATATATTTGGTAATTGCAAAAGTACCTCCAGCTCCTAAAATCGTGCACCATACCGATTCGAAAGTTTCTCTAAAAGATATTTTCGCTCACAAAGAGTTATTAAAACTATTTTTCAGCGGTTTTATGCAAAAAGGCCTTATGAGCGTATTTTTCTTACTGATTCCTCTTGTATTCACCCAAACTTTTCATTGGGAAAAAACCTCACTTTGGAAAGTATATATCCCAGCTTTGGTATTCGGATTTTTCGCACTTCCTTTAGGTGCGATATTGGCCGAAAAAAAAGGAAAAGGAAAAGCCGTATTTATTATAAGCGCTCTTAGTATCACCTTAGCTTTAATACTTTTCTTAATAGGTCTAAACACTCAAAACTATCTTTTTGCACTTATCGCAGTTATAGTATTTTTCTTCGGATTCAACCTGCTTGAGCCGGTACTTCAAAGTTTCGTTAGTAAAGTCGCGTACGCAAACCAAAAAGCCACCGCTCTTTCAACTTCCAACACCATTCAATATTTAGGAATTTTCTTAGGCGGTGCGGTAGCGGGATATTTTATGAAACACGGTATGCTAAAAAGCTTTTTGATTATCTCAATCATCATCGCTTTTTTGTGGGTATTCGCTCTTATAAAAATGAAACCTGTAAAAAAATTCAAAATCGTCGAATATACCGAATTTGACAAAGATTTTATCGAAGAGTTGAAAACCGAAAAAAACGTATATGATTTTTATGAAAAAGAAGGCGTTTTAATAGTCAGATACATCGACTAAAACATTTTCGGAACGCCTTTTGCTTGATATGGCAAAAAGGCGTTTAGATGAACATCTTTAAATCGGTTTTAATCCTGTCGCTTCTTTTCTCTTTTGCCTTTTCGCAAAAAATCAAAGAAATCTCCTCAATCGTAGGAGTTAGAAGTAACCAGCTTTTCGGTTACGGAGTTGTTGGAGGACTTGACGGAACGGGTGATTCCTCCACAAAATTCACAAAGCAGTTCTTATCCAACTTTCTTAAAAATACAAACCTAAAAATCGACCCTCAAGACATCAAATCCAAAAACGTAGCGGCTGTAATAGTAACTGCTACGCTTCCGCCGTTTGCAAGAGAAGGAGATAAAATCGACGTAACCGTCTCCTCAATCGGTGATGCGAAATCTCTTCAAGGAGGGGTATTGCTTATCACTCCTTTAATAGGAGTTGACGGAAAAATCTACGCCTTGGCTCAAGGACCTATTACGATGGGCGGATTCAATACAAAAGGCGGCAAAAAACAAAAACACTTCACTACAACCGTCAAAGTTATCAAAGGTGCAACCGTCGAAAGAGCCGTAGTATGGGATATTTATCACAAAAAATTCGCCACTCTTTCTTTAAATACGAGCGATTTCAATCTCGCAATAAACGTGCAAAAAACGATCAATT encodes:
- a CDS encoding MFS transporter — its product is MIYLSLLMAIRFLGLFIVMPVLALYAMHLKGASEFSVGVALGAYALSQVFLQIQFGKLADRYDKKKILIFGLFLLFLGSLVCAFSDNIYTLIFGRLLQGAGAIGGVILAYMSDLSDENNRAKIFARMGQFIALSFAISMILGPTIGTKWGVDKLFLLTAILALISIYLVIAKVPPAPKIVHHTDSKVSLKDIFAHKELLKLFFSGFMQKGLMSVFFLLIPLVFTQTFHWEKTSLWKVYIPALVFGFFALPLGAILAEKKGKGKAVFIISALSITLALILFLIGLNTQNYLFALIAVIVFFFGFNLLEPVLQSFVSKVAYANQKATALSTSNTIQYLGIFLGGAVAGYFMKHGMLKSFLIISIIIAFLWVFALIKMKPVKKFKIVEYTEFDKDFIEELKTEKNVYDFYEKEGVLIVRYID
- a CDS encoding flagellar basal body P-ring protein FlgI; the encoded protein is MNIFKSVLILSLLFSFAFSQKIKEISSIVGVRSNQLFGYGVVGGLDGTGDSSTKFTKQFLSNFLKNTNLKIDPQDIKSKNVAAVIVTATLPPFAREGDKIDVTVSSIGDAKSLQGGVLLITPLIGVDGKIYALAQGPITMGGFNTKGGKKQKHFTTTVKVIKGATVERAVVWDIYHKKFATLSLNTSDFNLAINVQKTINSFFKQNVAIAIDPRTVKLKKPKNLSMPEFLAMVENLNVKVPHEPVIVIDERTGTVIAGSDIKVQPTVIVYGNFTIKIDKETSVLELTSNLQRVKATPQDVIAILENLRASRAISAKIVVN